Proteins from a genomic interval of Xylocopa sonorina isolate GNS202 chromosome 6, iyXylSono1_principal, whole genome shotgun sequence:
- the LOC143424159 gene encoding uncharacterized protein LOC143424159 isoform X1, with protein MRKVHWYRCDAGAWSMTWAELLRGLQRGGTKKTRREKMRPRVQRSLKDGHRGNSSLSRLMRLVRNVQAACIMDPSSRSASSDTYTGKCFAFVHIFAHILHLYIPT; from the exons ATGAGAAAAGTGCATTGGTACAGGTGCGACGCAGGTGCGTGGTCCATGACCTGGGCGGAGTTACTTCGCGGCCTTCAAAGGGGCGGCACGAAGAAGACGCGACGGGAGAAGATGCGTCCGCGGGTGCAAAGATCTCTCAAGGACGGGCACCGCGGCAACTCGTCCTTGTCTCGCTTAATGAGACTCGTTAGAAACGT GCAAGCTGCATGTATAATGGATCCGTCTAGTCGCAGTGCATCAAGTGACACCTATACTGGTAAATGTTTCGCATTTGTACATATATTCGCGCACATCCTCCATTTATACATCCCGACTTGA
- the LOC143424159 gene encoding uncharacterized protein LOC143424159 isoform X2, which produces MRKVHWYRCDAGAWSMTWAELLRGLQRGGTKKTRREKMRPRVQRSLKDGHRGNSSLSRLMRLVRNV; this is translated from the exons ATGAGAAAAGTGCATTGGTACAGGTGCGACGCAGGTGCGTGGTCCATGACCTGGGCGGAGTTACTTCGCGGCCTTCAAAGGGGCGGCACGAAGAAGACGCGACGGGAGAAGATGCGTCCGCGGGTGCAAAGATCTCTCAAGGACGGGCACCGCGGCAACTCGTCCTTGTCTCGCTTAATGAGACTCGTTAGAAACGT ATGA